The Desulfoscipio gibsoniae DSM 7213 genome contains a region encoding:
- the cobA gene encoding uroporphyrinogen-III C-methyltransferase gives MTNNKGTVYLIGAGPGDPGLLTVKGLECIRQADVIVYDRLAGPRLLDQRRADAECIFVGKQPDRHTLTQEEINQLLVEKALQGLTVARLKGGDPFVFGRGGEEAEELVRHDIPFEIIPGITSAIAVPAYAGIPVTHRDFTSTLAIITGNEDPTKETSSIQWSKIATGVGTLIFLMGMGNLPGIAQKLMEHGRDPQTPVALIRWGTRPEQTTLVGSLDNIARLAKEQGFKNPAIIIVGEVVQLRDKLKWFENKPLFGKRVLVTRSREQASNLSRAIEMLGGEPVEFPTIAIAAPEDNTPLENALARLDEYSWVIFTSVNGVNYFFDTLRRLNGDIRDLKGLKLCAIGPQTGKALQRFALRVTYIPTEYRAEAIIEGLRNKISTGDRVLLPRADIARKILPEALSRLGARVDEVTAYRTVLGAGSAGTVRDMLGNGAIDIITFTSSSTVRNFVTLLEAADPARLVGNALVACIGPITAGTARELGLPVHIEAKEYTINGLLQAILNYFVSTS, from the coding sequence ATGACAAATAATAAGGGAACGGTGTATCTTATCGGTGCCGGGCCTGGCGACCCGGGACTGCTTACTGTTAAGGGATTGGAATGCATCAGGCAGGCCGACGTGATTGTTTATGACCGTCTGGCCGGGCCTCGACTACTGGATCAGCGCCGGGCGGACGCGGAATGTATCTTTGTGGGCAAACAACCTGACCGGCATACCCTGACCCAGGAGGAAATAAATCAGCTGCTGGTGGAAAAGGCATTACAGGGATTGACCGTGGCCAGGTTAAAGGGAGGAGACCCCTTTGTCTTTGGACGTGGCGGCGAGGAGGCCGAAGAGTTAGTACGTCATGATATCCCCTTTGAAATAATACCCGGCATCACTTCGGCCATTGCTGTACCGGCCTACGCCGGCATACCCGTGACCCACCGGGACTTTACTTCTACCTTGGCCATTATCACAGGCAATGAAGACCCTACTAAAGAAACATCCAGCATCCAGTGGTCCAAGATTGCCACAGGAGTAGGCACTTTAATATTCTTAATGGGCATGGGCAATTTACCGGGTATTGCACAAAAACTTATGGAGCACGGCAGAGACCCTCAAACCCCCGTGGCGCTTATCCGCTGGGGCACTCGCCCGGAACAAACAACGCTGGTGGGCAGCCTCGATAATATTGCCCGTCTGGCGAAAGAGCAGGGCTTTAAAAACCCGGCCATCATCATCGTAGGTGAAGTAGTGCAGCTGCGGGATAAATTGAAATGGTTTGAGAATAAACCCCTCTTCGGCAAAAGAGTACTGGTTACCCGCTCCCGGGAACAGGCCAGTAACCTGTCCCGGGCCATTGAAATGCTGGGCGGCGAGCCAGTGGAGTTTCCCACTATAGCCATCGCCGCGCCTGAGGATAATACACCCCTGGAAAACGCACTGGCTCGCCTGGATGAATACAGCTGGGTAATTTTTACCAGTGTAAATGGGGTAAACTATTTCTTTGATACACTGCGCCGGCTAAACGGTGATATCCGAGATTTGAAAGGTTTGAAATTATGTGCCATCGGTCCTCAAACCGGTAAAGCATTGCAAAGATTTGCCCTGCGGGTGACCTACATACCCACGGAATACCGGGCTGAGGCTATCATTGAAGGACTACGGAACAAGATATCGACCGGCGACCGGGTACTGCTGCCCAGGGCCGATATTGCCAGGAAAATACTGCCTGAAGCATTGTCCCGCCTGGGTGCCAGGGTGGATGAAGTCACCGCCTACCGCACTGTGCTGGGAGCCGGCAGCGCGGGGACTGTTCGGGATATGTTGGGCAATGGGGCCATAGATATAATCACCTTCACCAGTTCATCAACAGTGCGCAATTTTGTCACTCTGCTGGAAGCAGCGGACCCTGCCCGGCTGGTTGGCAATGCCCTGGTGGCCTGCATCGGACCCATCACCGCCGGCACGGCCCGGGAACTGGGCCTTCCGGTACATATTGAGGCAAAGGAATATACCATCAATGGGCTATTGCAAGCTATATTAAATTATTTCGTTTCCACAAGCTAA
- the ahbA gene encoding siroheme decarboxylase subunit alpha yields MSFDQTDKQLLQIIQSNFPVTQRPYEAIGKQLGISEQEVLDRIKRLQQTGIIRRLGGLFDSRKIGYTGTLSALRVPEADVDRVSQIINSYPGVTHNYLRNHHYNMWFTLLAQSEQQINSILNEIKQKTGLEDLLNLPAINIFKVRVNFNLSEVRHAD; encoded by the coding sequence ATGAGTTTTGATCAAACCGACAAGCAACTTCTGCAGATTATTCAGTCCAACTTCCCAGTAACCCAGCGCCCTTACGAAGCTATTGGCAAGCAGCTGGGAATCAGCGAGCAGGAAGTGCTGGACCGGATAAAAAGATTGCAGCAAACCGGTATTATCAGGCGGCTGGGCGGGCTGTTTGATTCCCGTAAAATTGGCTATACAGGCACCCTTTCTGCCTTACGGGTGCCCGAAGCAGACGTTGACCGGGTATCCCAAATAATCAACAGTTATCCGGGCGTCACCCATAACTACCTGCGCAACCATCATTACAATATGTGGTTTACTTTGCTGGCCCAGTCAGAACAGCAAATCAATAGTATTTTAAATGAAATAAAACAAAAAACCGGCCTGGAGGATTTATTAAACCTGCCGGCCATCAATATTTTTAAAGTGCGCGTCAACTTCAACCTTTCCGAGGTGCGGCATGCTGACTGA
- the nirJ1 gene encoding putative heme d1 biosynthesis radical SAM protein NirJ1 has product MISVSRLLCGAKYYGDSLRYKQDAGCQRDGTTAGHGPVVVWNTTRTCNLRCLHCYSNSDDRVYENELSTIEAKKFIDDLASFNVPVILFSGGEPLLRRDFFELADYARSKNIRCTLSTNGTLITPEVAGQIKEVGISYVGISLDGIGDSNDRFRGRKGAFDAALSGIRACRSIGQRVGLRFTINRHNLDQLPAIFNLIEDEDIPRVCFYHLVYSGRGSKMLHEDVSHNQTRQAMDLIMERTIDYHRRGLDKEILTVDNHADGVYIYLTLQNTDPDRAERARQLLTANGGNRSGIAIGAVDWFGNIYPDQFTRQHLLGNVREKSFREIWQNPGHPIMHGLKERKPLLKGRCANCRWLNMCNGNFRTRAEAVYGDFWAPDPACYLTDEETGTAGRAYDRR; this is encoded by the coding sequence ATGATCAGCGTAAGCAGATTGCTTTGCGGAGCAAAATATTACGGAGATTCACTGCGCTACAAACAAGATGCAGGCTGCCAGCGGGATGGCACAACGGCCGGGCATGGACCAGTGGTGGTCTGGAATACAACCCGTACCTGCAATTTAAGATGCCTGCACTGTTATTCCAACTCCGACGACCGCGTTTATGAGAATGAGCTCAGCACCATAGAAGCTAAAAAATTCATTGATGATCTGGCATCCTTTAATGTGCCTGTAATTCTTTTTTCCGGGGGTGAGCCTCTACTACGCCGGGACTTTTTTGAACTGGCTGATTACGCCCGCAGCAAAAACATCCGCTGTACCCTTTCCACCAACGGTACATTAATCACCCCTGAGGTGGCCGGCCAAATTAAAGAGGTGGGGATCAGCTACGTTGGGATCAGCCTGGACGGCATTGGTGACAGCAACGACCGCTTCCGGGGACGAAAAGGAGCATTTGATGCTGCATTAAGCGGTATCCGTGCCTGCCGGTCCATCGGACAGAGAGTGGGATTACGCTTTACCATTAACCGCCATAACCTTGACCAGCTGCCGGCTATATTTAATTTAATTGAGGACGAGGATATACCCCGGGTATGTTTTTATCACCTGGTGTACAGCGGCCGGGGCAGCAAAATGCTCCATGAAGATGTGAGCCACAACCAAACCAGGCAGGCCATGGATTTGATCATGGAACGTACAATAGACTACCACCGCCGTGGTTTGGATAAGGAAATACTTACGGTGGACAACCACGCCGACGGCGTCTATATTTACTTAACTTTACAAAATACAGACCCGGACCGGGCTGAGCGAGCCAGACAGCTTCTGACAGCCAATGGCGGCAACCGCTCGGGCATTGCAATCGGAGCAGTGGACTGGTTTGGCAATATCTATCCCGATCAATTCACACGCCAGCACCTGCTGGGTAATGTCCGGGAAAAATCCTTCAGGGAAATCTGGCAAAATCCAGGCCACCCTATCATGCATGGTCTCAAGGAACGTAAGCCACTGCTCAAAGGACGCTGCGCCAACTGCCGCTGGCTTAATATGTGCAATGGTAATTTCAGAACCCGGGCCGAGGCGGTATACGGCGATTTTTGGGCTCCCGACCCCGCCTGCTACCTCACGGATGAGGAAACCGGCACTGCCGGCCGGGCATATGACAGGAGGTAA
- the nirJ2 gene encoding putative heme d1 biosynthesis radical SAM protein NirJ2, with protein sequence MLVSWNTTNACNLYCKHCYRDSGARAEEELDTSGGKKLINEIARAGFKIMIFSGGEPLMRDDIYELIRYAAGTGLRPVLGSNGTLITPEAAARLKDAGAMAVGISLDSTDPARHDEFRASAGAWQGAVDGMRSCREAGLPFQVHTTVLEWNSGEIEDLTDLSVSLGARGHHIFFMVPTGRAVNIETETLRAEQYEQLLQRIMIKQSQVDIELKPTCAPQFMRIARQMGVDMRFSRGCLAGTAYCIISPRGDVQPCAYLNIPLGNVRQVPFDDIWRNNEVLQKLRTMEYSGGCGTCQYKKICGGCRARAYYYHGDYMAEEPWCLYHGRKGY encoded by the coding sequence ATGCTGGTATCATGGAACACCACCAACGCCTGTAACCTGTACTGCAAGCACTGCTACCGGGATTCAGGAGCCCGGGCGGAGGAAGAGCTTGACACCTCAGGAGGTAAAAAGCTGATTAACGAAATAGCCAGGGCCGGCTTTAAAATAATGATTTTTAGCGGCGGAGAGCCGCTCATGCGGGACGATATCTATGAACTGATCCGATACGCCGCAGGCACCGGGCTGCGCCCCGTGCTGGGGTCTAATGGCACATTGATCACACCAGAAGCTGCCGCCAGGCTAAAAGATGCGGGCGCCATGGCGGTGGGCATCAGCCTGGACAGCACAGATCCGGCCAGGCATGATGAATTCAGGGCCTCGGCAGGTGCCTGGCAGGGAGCAGTGGATGGCATGCGGTCCTGCCGGGAGGCTGGGCTGCCCTTTCAGGTGCACACCACAGTGCTGGAGTGGAATAGCGGCGAAATCGAAGATCTAACCGATCTGTCCGTCAGCCTGGGTGCCCGTGGACATCATATTTTCTTTATGGTGCCTACCGGCCGGGCGGTAAATATTGAAACCGAAACACTACGTGCCGAACAGTACGAACAACTGCTGCAGCGGATCATGATCAAGCAAAGTCAGGTAGATATAGAGCTCAAACCTACTTGCGCCCCCCAGTTCATGCGCATCGCCCGCCAAATGGGTGTTGATATGCGTTTCAGCCGCGGGTGCCTGGCCGGTACGGCCTACTGTATCATCAGCCCCCGGGGTGATGTACAGCCCTGTGCTTATCTTAATATACCCCTGGGCAATGTGCGCCAGGTACCCTTCGATGACATTTGGCGCAACAATGAAGTGTTACAAAAACTGCGCACCATGGAATACAGCGGTGGCTGCGGCACCTGCCAATATAAAAAAATCTGCGGCGGTTGTCGGGCAAGGGCTTATTATTACCACGGCGATTACATGGCTGAAGAACCCTGGTGCCTTTATCATGGAAGAAAGGGATACTAA
- the hemB gene encoding porphobilinogen synthase: MYYPVARPRRLRSSANMRRLVRENHLRVDDLIYPIFVTGGRDVQKPVKSMPGVYNLSIDRLLAEVSLVQDLGIPGILLFGIPDNKDAVGSGAYAANGIIQQAVRAIKDKFPELLVITDVCLCEYTDHGHCGIVHEGKVLNDPTLELLARTAVSHAQSGADIVAPSDMMDGRVKAIREALDERGFANIPIMSYSVKYASAFYGPFREAAGSAPQFGDRKTYQMDPPNIREALREAEQDIAEGADMIIVKPAMAYMDVIAAVRRNFDGPLAAYNVSGEYSMIKAAASLGWIDERQTTLELLTGLKRAGANIIITYHAPDVAHWLNEDI; this comes from the coding sequence ATGTATTATCCAGTCGCGAGACCGCGCCGCCTGCGCTCCAGCGCCAATATGCGGCGTCTGGTCAGGGAAAACCACCTGCGGGTGGATGATTTGATTTATCCTATTTTTGTTACCGGCGGACGGGATGTGCAAAAGCCGGTGAAGTCCATGCCCGGTGTATATAATTTATCCATCGACCGGCTGCTGGCCGAGGTGTCTTTAGTGCAGGATTTGGGCATTCCGGGGATACTTCTGTTCGGCATTCCGGACAACAAGGATGCTGTGGGCAGCGGTGCTTACGCTGCTAACGGTATTATCCAACAGGCAGTGCGGGCGATTAAAGATAAGTTCCCCGAGCTATTGGTCATTACAGACGTTTGTCTGTGCGAATACACCGACCACGGCCACTGTGGCATTGTACATGAGGGTAAAGTTTTAAACGACCCCACCTTGGAGCTGCTGGCCCGTACCGCTGTTTCCCATGCCCAAAGCGGCGCGGACATTGTGGCGCCATCCGATATGATGGACGGGAGGGTGAAGGCCATCAGGGAGGCGCTGGATGAGCGGGGATTTGCGAATATTCCCATCATGTCTTACAGTGTTAAATACGCTTCAGCCTTTTACGGTCCGTTTCGGGAAGCAGCCGGCTCAGCCCCGCAGTTCGGCGACCGCAAAACATACCAGATGGACCCGCCCAACATCAGGGAGGCTCTGCGTGAGGCAGAGCAAGATATCGCCGAGGGCGCCGATATGATTATCGTTAAGCCCGCCATGGCTTATATGGATGTTATCGCTGCAGTGCGGAGGAATTTTGATGGCCCGCTGGCGGCCTACAACGTCAGCGGCGAATACTCAATGATTAAAGCCGCCGCAAGCCTGGGCTGGATTGATGAGCGTCAAACCACCCTGGAGCTGCTGACCGGTCTAAAAAGGGCTGGTGCAAATATTATCATTACTTACCATGCCCCGGACGTGGCACACTGGTTAAACGAGGATATATAG